The genome window AGCCGAAGAACAGGGGTACGGCGACCAGCAGTGCCAGGCCGACGTTGATGCCGAGCACCATCCGTCGATGGGGAAGCAGCAGCGCCAGGCCCTCGGCGCGTGGCTGCCCGATCCGCCAGGCGTCGAGGAAGAGCCAGGCCCAGGCGAGTGCCAGCGCGATCAGCCCGAAGCGCATGATCGCCAGGACGTCGGGCGAGCTGGCCACCCAGAAGGCGTAGGAGTGGTCGATCGCCGCAAGCAGGACCGAGCCGAGGACGAGCGCGAGCAGACCGATCCAGACGCGGAGGGCGATCCGACCGACACGGCGGTTGCCCGCAAGCAGTTGGGCCGAGCCCGGCACGACGAGTGTCATCACCAGCAGGGCGACGGCACGGCGGAAGCGGACGCGGGCAGCGCGCTCTGCCGCCGTGGCTCGACCCCCAGACATGGAAGAAGTATCACCAGTCACAGGCGTCACAGCGGTGACGCCACGCCGGGCTCTGTCTCGCCCGCTCGGCTCAGGCGTGGCACGGTACGGTCAAGCGCGTGAGTGACGAGCAGGATCCGGAGTTCGGCTGGCTGTACGGCGCCAAGGGAAAGCCTGAGCAGCCGCCCGCCGGCGCGGCGCCCGACGCCACCCGGGCGATGCCGATCCAGTCGCGGCCGAAGCCGTCGTCGGACGAGGTCCGGTCGGCGTACCGACCGAAGCAGGCGGCGTCCACCCCCGGCGGCGGCACGCCCACCCCTCCCCCGCCGAGTACGCCGACGTCACGCGGCACCGAGTACGGCGGCTCCCGTGGCCCGCGCCTCCGCCGGCCCAGTTTCAAGAGCGTCCGGCGGGTCATCGCGCTCCTCCTGGTCGTCTGGATCGGCTCCCTCGTGTGGGTCGGCCTCGCCGACGCCAAGGCGCTGCACCGCGTCGCCTACGAGCCGACCGGAACGCGCCCCGCGGACCAGCCGGGAAAGACCTACCTCGTGGTCGGTTCGGACTCGCGTCGCGGACTCACGAAGGCCCAGCAGCGTCGCCTCAAGGCGGGGCCCGACATCGGGCAGCGCACTGACACGATCAAGCTGCTCCACACCGGCAGCGGGCCGACCGTGATGCTCACGATCCCGCGAGACTCCTATGTCCCGATCCCCGGCCATGGCTCGGCGAAGATCAACGCCGCGTTCTCGATCGGCGGCCCGAAGCTGCTGGTGAAGACAATCGAGGCCGACAC of Nocardioides sp. Kera G14 contains these proteins:
- a CDS encoding LCP family protein — protein: MSDEQDPEFGWLYGAKGKPEQPPAGAAPDATRAMPIQSRPKPSSDEVRSAYRPKQAASTPGGGTPTPPPPSTPTSRGTEYGGSRGPRLRRPSFKSVRRVIALLLVVWIGSLVWVGLADAKALHRVAYEPTGTRPADQPGKTYLVVGSDSRRGLTKAQQRRLKAGPDIGQRTDTIKLLHTGSGPTVMLTIPRDSYVPIPGHGSAKINAAFSIGGPKLLVKTIEADTGLRIDGYFEIGMGGLINLVNSVGGITICPTTDMDDPLARLDIKKGCQHVGGFKALGYSRSRHAQKLGDLGRGQAQSEVIGQIGSKLASPSRLLNPFALAKLKPGIRGITVGKGMSNLEIAKFGWAFKSVSSGKALQCGIPISDMYIHWDKARALKLLGYLKTDQTDQIPANLCTPSGLPKSVTG